A region from the Drosophila ananassae strain 14024-0371.13 chromosome 2L, ASM1763931v2, whole genome shotgun sequence genome encodes:
- the LOC6500677 gene encoding protein distal antenna yields MNIRMGTKGKRPLRSLTPRDKIHAIQRIHDGESKASVARDIGVPESTLRGWCKNEDKLRFMSRQSTTDKLCADALSDKLDVSGGLLGPPEKRQRLEPNALPLNFSNKLKFDELAFKRSPLNGLDYSTGKNLSELSYNGLPVPDYVAFNGGVNKAKVFGADINRPSAAADPSLNAISPLSSLTHLSGLTGLSQSPLAISFNELTTNLNLLAQLNPGLAAMSGLNSFPAAAAAASTLRNPKTPGQQPPPQQPVPLQVQGQSPRSDSGDRVGSGLSVKNWAKQKPPPGEASLNLSIKNEVKPGDIKSPSPSIAPSQMMTLSNLAEDPLLYWLKSQQTMLGLNSLYPPTIPMGVTSPPIRSSTPQHMNQHAQTPPIPSAPLTPSSTPSGSLDEKNAAWYNWCKAFGASLHNLNPNAATLAALQANSLQQQAAAEGGVGGVVMPGSGPGAITDPSNILYSHLTKETETPSVRSLSSSNEQNQEEATETDLDNDVEAEVEGETGKPEDLSAAGKAVMTPSQSPIAHSPSGDSSSPEPRSKDAEHPNTLRRPSNDCKKILDNMLFKISGQEPGCESEHSFQHTNNNDMSASNNNNNNNSNKTDEEEKAKYLDCADDEDIEAIRHGEKFLQWLENCSNPRVTAVQLMQLRFLIAAIKSGNESSPGLLEKSCSKSLAETEAGEEIKESKDMAEVEEGSGRGKSRRRK; encoded by the coding sequence ATGAACATCCGGATGGGCACCAAGGGGAAGCGCCCGCTAAGGAGCCTGACGCCCCGCGACAAGATCCACGCCATCCAGAGGATCCACGATGGCGAGTCCAAGGCCTCGGTGGCCCGGGACATCGGTGTACCGGAGTCGACGCTGCGCGGCTGGTGCAAGAACGAGGACAAGCTGCGCTTCATGTCCCGCCAGTCCACCACCGACAAGCTGTGCGCCGACGCACTCTCCGACAAGCTGGACGTGTCCGGCGGCCTGCTGGGTCCACCGGAGAAGCGCCAACGCCTGGAGCCCAACGCCCTGCCCCTGAACTTCTCCAACAAGCTAAAATTCGACGAGCTGGCCTTCAAGAGATCCCCCCTGAATGGCCTGGACTACAGCACGGGCAAGAACTTGTCGGAGCTGAGCTACAACGGTCTGCCGGTGCCGGACTATGTGGCCTTCAACGGGGGCGTCAACAAGGCCAAGGTCTTTGGGGCGGACATCAACCGGccctccgccgccgccgatCCCTCCCTGAACGCCATCAGTCCGCTCTCTAGCCTGACGCATCTGTCGGGTCTCACGGGCCTCTCGCAGTCCCCGCTGGCGATCAGTTTCAACGAGCTGACCACAAACCTGAACTTGCTGGCCCAGCTGAATCCCGGACTGGCCGCCATGTCGGGCCTGAACAGTTTCCCAGCCGCGGCAGCAGCGGCCTCAACACTCAGGAATCCCAAGACGCCGGGACAGCAGCCGCCGCCGCAGCAACCAGTTCCCTTGCAGGTCCAGGGCCAGAGTCCCCGGAGCGACAGTGGTGATCGTGTGGGCTCCGGGTTGTCGGTCAAGAACTGGGCCAAGCAAAAACCGCCTCCAGGGGAGGCTAGTCTTAATTTAAGCATTAAGAACGAGGTCAAGCCGGGGGACATCAAGAGTCCCAGTCCCTCCATAGCACCCTCCCAGATGATGACGCTCTCCAATCTGGCCGAGGATCCTCTGCTGTACTGGCTGAAATCCCAGCAGACCATGTTGGGCCTGAACAGTCTGTACCCGCCCACGATCCCCATGGGCGTGACCAGTCCCCCCATCAGGTCCTCCACGCCCCAGCACATGAATCAGCACGCCCAGACACCGCCCATTCCCTCTGCCCCGCTGACACCCTCCTCCACGCCGTCCGGAAGCCTGGACGAAAAGAACGCGGCCTGGTACAATTGGTGCAAGGCCTTCGGAGCCAGTCTGCACAATCTCAATCCCAACGCCGCCACGCTGGCTGCTCTGCAGGCCAACTCGCTGCAGCAGCAGGCGGCGGCTGAGGGAGGAGTGGGAGGTGTGGTAATGCCAGGATCGGGTCCGGGCGCCATCACCGATCCCAGCAACATCCTTTACTCCCATCTCACCAAAGAGACTGAGACGCCGTCGGTGCGAAGCTTGTCCTCCTCCAACGAACAGAACCAGGAAGAGGCCACCGAAACCGACCTGGACAACGACgtggaggcggaggtggaGGGGGAGACGGGCAAGCCGGAGGACCTCTCGGCCGCCGGCAAGGCTGTGATGACGCCCTCGCAAAGTCCCATCGCCCATTCCCCGTCAGGCGATAGCAGTAGTCCCGAGCCGAGATCCAAAGACGCCGAACATCCCAATACTCTCAGGAGACCCTCCAACGACTGCAAGAAGATCCTGGACAACATGCTGTTCAAGATAAGTGGCCAGGAGCCAGGATGCGAGTCCGAGCACAGCTTCCAGCACACCAACAACAATGACATGAGTGCcagcaataacaacaacaacaataactcGAATAAGACGGACGAGGAGGAGAAGGCCAAGTATCTGGACTGCGCGGACGACGAGGATATCGAGGCCATTCGGCACGGGGAGAAGTTCCTACAGTGGCTGGAGAACTGCAGCAATCCCCGGGTGACGGCGGTGCAACTAATGCAACTGAGGTTCCTGATCGCCGCCATCAAGTCGGGTAACGAGAGCTCCCCCGGACTGCTGGAGAAGTCCTGCAGCAAGAGCCTGGCAGAGACAGAAGCCGGCGAGGAGATCAAGGAGAGCAAGGACATGGCCGAGGTCGAGGAGGGCAGCGGCCGGGGCAAGAGCCGGCGTCGCAAATAG
- the LOC6500678 gene encoding uncharacterized protein LOC6500678 has protein sequence MHLAKVIALLLAILECCSGLYIKKAERESPVGTELKKDDWGVFKNTLGLTQQKVEILKSQKDQKGTKELLNRFILENPKALPKKKMQPDQFLGIYRSLLKKLTASKRMLKTSLNFELADRPHKTLKRPRRKIAVRMVSDMPSWKIDDLINSFYLKHGIPRNADLDNEEGDYQDSGMPSDSDTEDTDYPYDHILDDEGDVGLTAMARQNSEYGSFQDLIMQAKMKEWELENEETKLHGSKDDDFI, from the exons ATGCACCTCGCTAAAGTTATTGCTCTGCTGCTGGCAATCCTGGAGTGCTGCTCGGGATTGTACATCAAGAAAGCTGAACGAGAAAGCCCAGTTGGAACTGAACTGAAAAAGGACGACTGGGGAGTCTTTAAAAATACCCTTGGACTAACCCAACAAAAAG TTGAAATTCTGAAATCACAAAAGGATCAGAAGGGCACCAAGGAGCTACTGAATCGCTTCATTTTGGAAAACCCAAAAGCCCTGCCGAAGAAGAAGATGCAGCCCGACCAGTTCCTGGGAATCTACCGATCCTTGCTGAAAAAGCTAACCGCCTCCAAGCGCATGCTGAAGACATCCTTGAACTTCGAACTGGCCGACAGGCCACACAAAACCCTCAAGAGACCTCGCCGGAAGATCGCCGTCAGGATGGTCTCCGATATGCCATCCTGGAAGATTGACGACCTGATCAACTCCTTCTATCTGAAGCACGGAATTCCCAGGAATGCGGATCTGGACAATGAGGAGGGTGACTACCAGGATTCGGGCATGCCATCCGACTCTGACACGGAGGATACTGACTATCCCTACGATCACATCCTCGACGACGAGGGCGATGTCGGCCTCACCGCTATGGCGCGACAGAACTCGGAGTACGGCTCCTTCCAGGACCTGATCATGCAGGCCAAGATGAAGGAGTGGGAGCTTGAGAACGAGGAAACCAAATTGCACGGCTCAAAGGATGACGACTTTATCTAA
- the LOC6499881 gene encoding tyrosine kinase receptor Cad96Ca codes for MVYHQHNHESRIIHCRKQLITWRGRSWLLAIVMVTASVVSLISQEAAAHDQNAPPILYVRERNWRIPESERVGQFIDQVRAEDPDGDDLIFGIEPRFSPIPGSGETPEKLPFHIDRESGVVTLNESLAGRAGQNFLIYITVTDGRYTAKNEVFINILGEREKSIGPRPQTSISNVVHNISQFLPRFDQLPGVQSIRNGLPNNRPDFRFPPVPQSPGGGLFGPPPFVNYPSNYPPPPPRPDHKTEASSEDTEADGDSEVTPLETPPRISSTTQKSRTKLTPISANNSTRVELPAQSGSGNNTITVFSIKSGTIPIVVTIGGFIAAAAVFLAFLCRRRLCAISRTLKKSKEKEELAKKSNPSQLSSTLTDDSRNSMVMQQWQGPVAFANRYVPWERDQQMGIATSQLSTGVTNAGDATAAAQSPGTGEPGPGSGGVAVGGGTSGGLQAENGIAGEAKGDRWEFPRYRLKFFNILGEGAFGQVWRCEATNINDSEGITTVAVKTLKESATEVDRKDLLSELEVMKSLEPHINVVRLLGCCTDKDPTFVILEFVNRGKLQTYLRSSRAERHYGNTHGKSNILTSCDLTSFMYQVAKGMDYLTSRGIIHRDLAARNILISDDHTCKVADFGFARDVITSKIYERKSEGKLPIRWMATESLYDNIFSVKSDIWSFGILMWEIVTLGSTPYPGISAADVMRKVRDGYRLEKPEHCRRELYNIMYYCWSQDPQERPLFAEIIQMLDKLLHTEMDYIELERFPDHNYYNIVSLSGEKL; via the exons ATGGTTTATCACCAACACAACCACGAAAGTCGGATAATACACTGCAGAAAACAATTAATTACATGGCGAGGGAGAAGCTGGCTGCTGGCCATTGTTATGGTAACAGCATCTGTGGTTTCTCTGATTTCACAAGAAG CCGCTGCCCACGATCAAAATGCACCACCAATACTATATGTTCGAGAGCGAAACTGGCGAATTCCAGAATCGGAACGAGTGGGCCAGTTTATTGATCAGGTTCGAGCCGAAGATCCTGATGGGGATGACCTGATATTTGGAATAGAACCCCGTTTTTCGCCAATTCCCGGCAGTGGAGAGACTCCAGAGAAGTTGCCATTTCATATAGACAGGGAATCCGGTGTAGTCACTCTCAACGAAAGTCTGGCAGGAAGG GCTGGTCAGAATTTTCTCATCTATATAACTGTCACCGACGGACGCTATACGGCCAAAAATGAAGTCTTCATCAATATTTTGGGGGAGCGGGAGAAGAGCATCGGCCCCCGACCGCAAACATCGATTTCGAACGTGGTCCACAATATATCACAATTTCTGCCCCGGTTCGACCAACTGCCCGGAGTCCAGTCCATACGAAATGGGCTGCCAAATAACCGGCCAGACTTTCGATTCCCGCCGGTGCCCCAGAGTCCAGGTGGCGGCCTTTTCGGACCACCCCCCTTCGTGAACTACCCATCCAACTACCCGCCGCCGCCTCCTCGCCCGGATCATAAAACAGAAGCCAGTTCCGAGGACACCGAGGCTGATGGTGATTCTGAAGTGACACCGCTAGAAACACCCCCCAGGATAAGCTCCACAACGCAAAAGAGTCGCACCAAACTGACGCCAATAAGTGCCAATAATTCGACGAGGGTTGAGCTGCCAGCCCAGAGTGGTAGTGGTAATAACACCATCACCGTGTTCTCCATCAAGTCCGGCACCATTCCCATTGTGGTCACCATTGGCGGTTTCATTGCCGCCGCGGCCGTCTTCCTGGCCTTTTTGTGTCGCCGTCGCCTGTGCGCCATCAGCAGAACTTTGAAGAAGTCCAAGGAAAAGGAGGAGCTGGCCAAGAAGTCCAATCCCAGCCAGCTGAGTAGTACTCTCACCGACGACAGTCGCAACTCGATGGTCATGCAACAGTGGCAGGGACCCGTGGCCTTTGCGAATCGCTATGTGCCCTGGGAGCGGGATCAGCAGATGGGCATT GCAACTTCCCAGCTATCAACAGGTGTCACCAATGCCGGAGATGCCACTGCAGCAGCTCAGAGTCCTGGGACAGGTGAGCCCGGTCCTGGGTCCGGTGGCGTGGCTGTGGGGGGCGGCACTTCCGGTGGCCTCCAGGCGGAAAATGGTATTGCTGGCGAGGCAAAGGGCGACCGCTGGGAATTCCCGAGGTACCGATTGAAGTTCTTCAACATATTGGGCGAAGGTGCCTTCGGACAAGTGTGGCGCTGTGAAGCCACAAATATAAATG ACTCCGAGGGCATTACAACGGTGGCGGTGAAGACCCTCAAGGAGAGCGCCACCGAAGTGGACCGCAAGGACTTGTTATCCGAGCTGGAG GTAATGAAGTCCTTGGAGCCGCACATCAATGTTGTCCGTTTGCTGGGCTGTTGCACCGATAAGGATCCGACTTTTGTCATTTTGGAATTCGTGAATCGCGGCAAGTTACAAACTTATTTGCGCAGTTCGCGGGCCGAGAG gCACTATGGCAACACCCATGGAAAGTCAAATATTCTTACCTCCTGCGACCTAACATCCTTTATGTACCAAGTGGCCAAGGGCATGGATTACTTAACATCACGGGGA ATTATCCATCGAGATCTGGCTGCTCGCAATATTCTCATCTCCGATGATCACACCTGCAAAGTGgcagattttggtttcgcgaGAGATGTCATTACTTCGAAAATATACGAAAGAAAAAGCGAGGGAAAGCTGCCAATAAG ATGGATGGCTACAGAGTCACTTTACGACAATATATTCTCCGTAAAATCCGACATCTGGAGCTTTGGCATTCTGATGTGGGAAATCGTAACCTTGGGCTCCACACCATATCCTGGTATATCGGCAGCCGATGTTATGAGAAAG GTGAGGGATGGCTACCGTTTGGAGAAGCCAGAGCACTGCCGCCGAGAGCTCTACAACATTATGTATTATTGCTGGTCACAAGATCCGCAGGAGCGTCCCCTCTTTGCGGAAATAATCCAAATGCTGGACAAGCTTCTGCACACCGAAATGGACTACATAGAGCTGGAACGGTTTCCGGATCACAATTACTATAATATTGTTAGTCTAAGTGGTGAGAAGTTGTAG